TTTCGTTATTAAACGGTTGCTAAGGACTGAATTGgtttgaaattattgaatggATTTGTGTGATTTGAACAGAATGAGCAATCCAAATGGGCTAGAGGCTGCAGTGGAGGCGGCAGCACAATTCTTGAACAAGGCAGTGAAGCCAGTGCTTGTTGGTGGGCCTAAATTGCGAGTTTCCAAGGCTTGTGATGCCTTTGTGGAGCTTGCTGATGCTTCAAGCTACGCCGTGGCCGTGATGCCATCGGCCAAGGGGCTTGTACCAGAGGACCATCCTCATTTCATTGGAACTTACTGGGGTGCTATCAGTACAGCCTTCTGTGCCGAGATCGTCGAGTCTGCCGATGCCTACTTGTTCGCTGGACCAATCTTCAATGACTACAGCTCTGTTGGCTACTCTCTGTTGCTCAAAAGGGAGAAGGCCGTGATCGTGGAGCCTGAACGTGTGACAATCGGCAATGGACCAACGTTCGGTTGTGTTCTAATGAAAGATTTCCTTCGAGCTCTTGCGAAACGGATTAAGAGCAATATCAGTTCTTATGAAAACTACCATAGAATCTTTGTTCCTGATGGCGTTCCTGTGAGATTTGGGCCAAGGGAAGCCTTGAGAgtcaatgttttgttccaaCATATTCAGAAGATGGTCAGTAGTCAATCGGCTGTGATTGCTGACACAGGAGATTCTTGGTTTAACTGCCAGAAACTTAAATTGCCAAAAGGCTGCGGGTAACGCATATTCAAATTCGATCGTTCATTCGTTCGTTCGTTCATTCATTCAACTATTTCTGTGCAGATTTGAAATGGgattttctcttttggttTGTAGATATGAGTTTCAAATGCAATATGGTTCTATTGGTTGGTCAGTTGGTGCCACTCTTGGATATGCTCAATCTGTACCAGAAAAAAGAGTGATTTCTTGCATTGGAGATGGAAGTTTCCAGGTAAGAATTGGTTCAATCGAGCTTTGACGCTCGACCCCATCAGAAAACGATCATCGGTTGATCATCGATACTATTTTACATTGCAGGTGACAGCACCAGACATATCGACAATGATGCGTCAGGGGCATAACACCATCATATTCCTGATAAACAATGGTGGCTACACCATAGAAGTTGAGATCCACGACGGGCCTTATAATGTGATCAAGAACTGGGACTACAAGGCATTGGTCGATGCGATCCACAACGGGGAAGGAAAGTGTTGGACGACGAAGGTGAGTTGGTATCGAATTTGGTTGGTCATTTGAGTTATGTGGGGGAGGAATTCTGTTTCGTGAACGAGTTTGTCGTTGCAGGTTCGATGCGAGGAAGAGCTTGTGGAGGCGATCGAGATCGCGACCGGAGACAAAAAGGACTGCTTGTGCTTCATTGAGGTGTTTGCTCACAAGGATGATACTAGCAAAGAGCTATTGGAATGGGGCTCAAGAGTCTCTGCTGCCAACAGCCGCCCTCCCAATCCTCAGTagaacagaaaataaaagagatcTTTTGACGCAATTAATGTTGTCAACTTTGCTGTAGTTTCTTTCTTATGATCCTGTCTGTCTTcccaaacccaaaaaaaaaaaaaaaaaaaagtggaattttgttttgagatGGAACtagaattttataatttagtccctatgaattttataattttataatttagtccctatgattttcttttttacattgaGGGCATGAGAAATTTATAGTTTAGTCCtacagaaaattaaaatttaaagaattataaaaaaggaaagaaaatccGAAGAAATTAGTATTCATTACCTGAAAGCGATTattcaatttgaaattaaaaaaagaaaaaaagatattaattgCTTTAATAAGGAAAAGGccaatatttaataaattatttctattttggtGAATTAAATAGAATCATGAAAAGAGAATTTATTCTTTAGAGGGTTTCACTTTTGCATCATACTgacttttgaaaattacatTCCTTTTATGTCAACGCCaccaattaaattattttgttcccTTTCACTATCTTCACTTTAATTAGAAAAcattttgtttgctttttttttttttatattttgtaattatatttaaatttgttttttaatggGTTGTAGAATATATTGGAAAAATAACCTTTTGGATCTTGTGTAGTATAGtttttactttatatttaCGACTTTCAAGgttgattttaatttattcccatctttggttttttaatttcattttgatttagtaattaagatttaaaattttacgtTTTTACCCTTGAATTTAGTTTTCACTATTAATacttctaaatatttaataaaataatatttatgaacaaattaaattaaattaatgatgGTGTTCGATAGTTTCATTTAAcatatttatcatttattaagattaatgaatataatagacataaaattaaaatttatatttaatagaacaaaataatctcgtgaattttaaaaaaatgttatatgaattatttgatataaaattCGAAATCCGAGAggttattaaaaatattttcaagttGAAAGACCAAATCATTTACCAAAAGATTAAGATCTATCAGAATTCTCCGAAAAACTAAACTGGTTGAGAGCTAAAAGGTGATTAAGAACACTATTAACTAAGGCTTCCTGAGGCCATCAAAACTACATAAACCCCCCAAAGATATTGAGCTCAAAACATATACAACCAGAAAATTTTGTATGGAGGACATTATGAAATGAAAACTACGAAAGAGAGTTACGAGAATTACCTGAAGCATTCACTAAACGACCGCCCTCGAGTAGCGTGGAAGGGAAAGGCGATTGGCATTTGGAAATATGTGTTTTCAGCTTGGGTAAGTTGGGATGGGCACTTCTGCATCTGTTGCAACGAAACTCCATAGACATCAAGCTCTCGTCGTCCTTGATGATTGCCTTTCCATGGCTACTGACTTCGTCTATGACGTCGACCGAGTCTCGGAAGAAATCAGTGTTGAAAGAATTCCAatgcttcttgttcttcagatGACTGGAGTCAAAATCTTGGCTTATGACATGTAGGTGCAGTTGCCTCATGGATGGAGCCTGCAAGAAAGTAAACAGAACACAGAAAAGTTTGTTCATCAGAATTTCGTGTATATATTAGCCCCTCCAAATGTACTAGTGACCTACCGAGTGGTATCCGAGGCGAAAAACCAATGATGCATCGTCATGAATGAACTTATCAATCCACTTCATACCCACGGCGTGCATCGTCTTCAACAGTGGAAGGTGTTCTTTATGTACATCAGCTAGTTGATCGAGGCCTTCATATCGAGCCACTATCAGAAGATGTTTGCGTGCCTGCAAAATAAGTTCAAAGTTGAGTTTCTTATTTATAGAGACGGCAATAACTCCAACTCAACGCTCGAGCAATAGAACGAAGAATGAAAGATTACTTTTGGATAAATATCATTCAGTACTACAACATCATCTGATGTCTCCAGTACAGTATTAGCATGTCTCTCGGGATACATTGCAGTGTTGTAAAGTGCTTGTGCCCATGAGCCCCAGTGCTTACTCATCTTATGGGAAATCTTATTGTTGTTTTGGTTTAATGCTTCAGCTGATTCCTGAGTTCCTTTCCactttttgcttctttcagGAATTTGCAACTCCGCTCTCTTAAACTTGTGATGGGTGTCCTCGGAGTGTTTTCGTGATTCTGAAGGTGCTGAGCCGAGGCGTTCGTCAATTCCCTTCGCCGACTTAAACTCATCTTTTACTATTGAAATAAAGGCTTGAAATAGAGAAGAATAAGCATCACGAAGAAGCTTGCAACCTTCATCATAATCATTGTTGAGATAATTTGGTCTTTGAGGATTCATGTTTGGTCCAAGAACATGTATGACATGGGTTA
This portion of the Cucurbita pepo subsp. pepo cultivar mu-cu-16 chromosome LG08, ASM280686v2, whole genome shotgun sequence genome encodes:
- the LOC111800552 gene encoding pyruvate decarboxylase 1-like; this encodes MDTIIGSLDVSKPANDVVCCPSNGSVSAIQDSVPTAPVTSWDATLGGHLARRLVQIGITDLFTVPGDFNLTLLDHLIDEPRLTNVGCCNELNAGYAADGYARARGVGACVVTFSVGGLSVLNAIAGAYSENLPVICIVGGPNSNDYGTNRILHHTIGLPDFSQELRCFQTVTCYQAVVNHLGDAHELIDTAISTALKESKPVYISISCNLAGLPHPTFNRDPVPFYISPRMSNPNGLEAAVEAAAQFLNKAVKPVLVGGPKLRVSKACDAFVELADASSYAVAVMPSAKGLVPEDHPHFIGTYWGAISTAFCAEIVESADAYLFAGPIFNDYSSVGYSLLLKREKAVIVEPERVTIGNGPTFGCVLMKDFLRALAKRIKSNISSYENYHRIFVPDGVPVRFGPREALRVNVLFQHIQKMVSSQSAVIADTGDSWFNCQKLKLPKGCGYEFQMQYGSIGWSVGATLGYAQSVPEKRVISCIGDGSFQVTAPDISTMMRQGHNTIIFLINNGGYTIEVEIHDGPYNVIKNWDYKALVDAIHNGEGKCWTTKVRCEEELVEAIEIATGDKKDCLCFIEVFAHKDDTSKELLEWGSRVSAANSRPPNPQ